A single region of the Rhodococcus sp. W8901 genome encodes:
- the kstR gene encoding cholesterol catabolism transcriptional regulator KstR codes for MTTSSRSRSTGGTVTTLSEDDLSSNAQRERRKRILDATLALASKGGYEAVQMRAVAERADVAVGTLYRYFPSKVHLLVSALAREFERIESKGKIPPGRSPLERMQLILGQITKAMQRDPLLTEAMTRAFMFADASAAAEVDQVGKLMDTLFARAMTDGEPTEDELAISRVISDVWLSNLVAWLTRRSSATDVAKRLELTVELLLGDGSRTPV; via the coding sequence ATGACCACCTCATCCCGATCCCGTTCTACAGGGGGCACGGTCACGACCCTCAGCGAGGACGATCTCAGCTCCAACGCTCAGCGCGAGCGCCGCAAGAGGATCCTCGATGCGACCCTCGCACTCGCTTCCAAGGGTGGCTACGAGGCCGTGCAGATGCGTGCCGTCGCCGAACGCGCCGACGTCGCGGTGGGCACCCTTTACCGATACTTCCCGTCGAAGGTGCACCTGCTGGTGTCCGCCCTCGCGCGTGAGTTCGAGCGGATCGAGTCCAAGGGCAAGATCCCCCCGGGCCGCAGCCCGCTCGAGCGGATGCAGCTCATTCTCGGCCAGATCACCAAGGCGATGCAGCGCGACCCCCTCCTCACCGAGGCCATGACCCGGGCGTTCATGTTCGCCGACGCCTCGGCGGCCGCCGAGGTGGACCAGGTCGGCAAGCTCATGGACACGCTGTTCGCGCGGGCCATGACCGACGGCGAACCCACCGAGGACGAGCTCGCAATCTCCCGCGTCATAAGCGACGTGTGGCTGTCGAATCTGGTGGCCTGGCTCACCCGTCGCTCGTCGGCCACCGACGTCGCGAAGCGCCTGGAACTGACCGTCGAACTGCTCCTCGGCGACGGGTCCCGGACACCCGTGTGA